In one window of Camelina sativa cultivar DH55 chromosome 15, Cs, whole genome shotgun sequence DNA:
- the LOC104746350 gene encoding probable polyamine transporter At3g19553 has translation MGEEIIVNDETSSETKPSPKLTLLPLVFLIFYEVSGGPFGVEDSVKSGGGPLLSLLGFLIFPLIWSIPEALVTAELATSFPENGGYVVWISSAFGPFWGFQEGFWKWFSGVMDNALYPVLFLDYLKHSFPVLNHVAARVPALLIITFSLTYLNYRGLHIVGISAVVLAIFSLCPFVVMALLAIPRIRPKRWLVVDTRKINWRGYFNTMFWNLNYWDKASTLAGEVDSPGKTFPKALFGAVLLVMGSYLIPLMAGTGALTSSSEEWSDGYFAEVGMLIGGVWLKGWIQAAAAMSNLGLFEAEMSSDAFQLLGMSEIGMLPAFFAQRSKYGTPTISILCSATGVIFLSWMSFQEIIEFLNFLYALGMLLEFAAFVKLRIKKPDLNRPYRVPLNTFGVFMLCLPPSLLVILVMVLAAPRTFLISGVIIILGFCLYPLLTLVKEKRWVRFVPEETRTVSGVPSGESGLDEEQGDESSASLLP, from the exons ATGGGTGAAGAGATAATAGTAAACGATGAAACCAGCTCTGAGACTAAACCAAGTCCGAAGCTGACACTATTGCCTCTAGTCTTTCTGATTTTCTATGAAGTTTCTGGTGGACCTTTTGGTGTGGAGGACTCTGTGAAATCAGGTGGTGGTCCTCTCTTATCCcttttagggttcttgattTTTCCTCTGATTTGGAGTATACCCGAAGCTCTGGTTACAGCAGAGCTTGCCACAAGCTTCCCTGAGAATGGTGGCTACGTTGTTTGGATCTCTTCAGCGTTTGGTCCGTTTTGGGGATTCCAAGAAGGGTTTTGGAAATGGTTCAGTGGAGTTATGGATAATGCTCTGTACCCTGTACTGTTTCTTGATTACCTGAAACATTCGTTTCCGGTTTTGAATCATGTAGCTGCTCGTGTTCCTGCTCTGTTAATCATTACGTTTTCACTGACTTATTTGAACTATAGAGGATTGCATATTGTTGGAATATCAGCTGTTGTGCTAGCGATTTTTTCGCTCTGTCCTTTCGTTGTAATGGCTTTGCTTGCTATTCCTCGAATCAGGCCTAAGCGTTGGCTGGTTGTGGATACTAGGAAGATTAACTGGAGAGGGTACTTTAATACCATGTTTTGGAATCTGAACTATTGGGACAAAGCTAGTACTCTTGCAGGAGAAGTTGACAGTCCTGGGAAGACGTTTCCAAAGGCTTTGTTTGGAGCGGTTTTGTTAGTCATGGGGTCATATTTGATTCCCCTCATGGCAGGGACTGGAGCTTTAACCTCCTCTTCTGAAGAGTGGAGTGATGGGTATTTTGCTGAGGTTGGAATGCTTATTGGTGGTGTTTGGCTCAAGGGATGGATCCAAGCTGCTGCTGCAATGTCTAATCTTGGTTTGTTTGAAGCCGAGATGAGTAGTGATGCGTTTCAGCTTCTCGGTATGAGTGAGATTGGGATGCTCCCTGCATTTTTTGCTCAAAG GTCAAAGTATGGGACACCAACGATCAGTATACTGTGCTCAGCTACAGGAGTCATATTCCTGTCGTGGATGAGCTTCCAAGAGATCATTGAGTTTCTGAATTTCTTGTACGCGTTAGGAATGCTTTTGGAGTTCGCAGCCTTTGTCAAACTAAGGATTAAGAAACCGGATCTCAACCGACCTTATAGAGTTCCCTTGAACACATTTGGAGTTTTCATGCTATGCCTGCCTCCTTCTTTGCTTGTCATTCTTGTGATGGTTTTGGCCGCCCCGAGGACATTTCTTATCAGTGGCGTGATTATCATTCTCGGGTTCTGCCTGTACCCGCTCTTAACACTTGTGAAGGAGAAACGATGGGTGAGATTTGTCCCGGAGGAAACAAGAACAGTTTCAGGAGTTCCATCAGGAGAGTCAGGGTTGGATGAAGAACAAGGAGATGAGTCTTCTGCTAGTCTTCTCCCATGA